The following proteins are co-located in the Flavobacteriales bacterium genome:
- the murC gene encoding UDP-N-acetylmuramate--L-alanine ligase, giving the protein MNVNETRHIYFLGIGGIGMSALARYFHSLGIRISGYDKTSTALTAEMEKMGMQIHYEDRPELIPSDIDFVVITPAIPVDSNERVYLEKSGLPIKKRAEVLGIISRNATCLCVAGTHGKTTTTTLLTHILKSSGVNCTAFLGGIAANYGSNYIEGNPSLVVMEADEYDRSFLQLKRDGVIVTAVDPDHLDIYGTPENMLSAYAEFVNGISVDGHLVVRSQLPLNISSKVPVQYYAGESLNRAENIRVENGYFVFDFIGEQCSISNLEFAMPGRHNIENACAAITLALNYGANEKGIREALKNFRGIKRRFEFYIRSEQLNLIDDYAHHPVELRAAIGAAKELFAGKKITGVFQPHLFTRTRDFMREFAESLSLLDELILLDIYPAREKPIDGITSAKLLELVNGPHKELLSKEDAVKEICQRKPEVTLILGAGDIDRLPMEIKNGLTRE; this is encoded by the coding sequence ATGAACGTGAACGAAACGCGACATATCTACTTTTTAGGCATCGGCGGAATAGGCATGAGCGCCCTGGCGAGGTATTTTCATTCGCTGGGAATTCGTATTTCGGGTTATGATAAAACATCTACCGCATTAACGGCAGAAATGGAAAAAATGGGAATGCAAATTCATTATGAAGATCGACCGGAATTAATTCCTTCGGATATCGACTTTGTGGTAATTACACCTGCAATTCCCGTAGATTCAAACGAACGCGTTTATTTAGAGAAAAGCGGTTTACCTATTAAAAAGCGTGCAGAAGTGTTGGGGATTATTTCCAGGAATGCAACCTGTTTATGTGTTGCAGGCACACACGGAAAAACCACCACCACCACCTTGCTTACTCATATTTTAAAATCCAGTGGTGTTAATTGCACTGCCTTTTTAGGTGGCATCGCGGCGAATTATGGCAGCAATTATATTGAAGGGAATCCTTCACTGGTTGTTATGGAGGCAGATGAATACGATCGTTCGTTTTTGCAATTAAAACGCGATGGCGTAATCGTTACGGCAGTTGATCCTGATCACCTCGATATTTACGGTACGCCTGAAAATATGCTTTCTGCTTATGCAGAATTTGTAAATGGAATTTCGGTGGATGGACATCTTGTCGTTCGTAGTCAATTACCTTTAAATATCAGCAGTAAAGTCCCGGTTCAATATTATGCCGGTGAATCATTAAACCGTGCTGAAAATATTCGGGTTGAAAATGGATATTTTGTTTTCGATTTTATCGGAGAGCAATGCTCCATTTCAAACCTCGAATTTGCAATGCCGGGTCGACATAACATCGAAAATGCCTGTGCAGCTATCACTTTAGCATTGAACTATGGCGCAAATGAAAAGGGGATTCGTGAGGCATTAAAAAATTTCAGAGGAATTAAACGTCGCTTCGAATTTTATATTCGTTCCGAACAATTGAATCTGATTGATGATTACGCGCATCACCCGGTGGAATTGCGTGCTGCGATTGGGGCTGCAAAGGAATTGTTTGCTGGTAAAAAAATTACCGGTGTTTTTCAACCGCATTTATTCACCAGAACACGTGATTTCATGCGTGAATTTGCCGAAAGTCTATCCCTGTTGGATGAACTCATTTTACTGGATATTTATCCCGCAAGAGAGAAACCGATTGATGGAATTACTTCTGCTAAATTATTGGAACTCGTGAATGGTCCTCATAAAGAATTATTATCAAAAGAAGATGCAGTAAAAGAAATTTGTCAACGCAAACCTGAAGTTACACTGATTTTGGGTGCCGGTGATATTGATCGTTTACCAATGGAAATTAAAAATGGATTAACAAGGGAATGA
- the murG gene encoding undecaprenyldiphospho-muramoylpentapeptide beta-N-acetylglucosaminyltransferase, protein MSGGGTGGHIFPAVAIANALKKKNPDLDILFVGAEGRMEMEKVPAAGYKIVGLKIQGMPRKITFKWFSFFWNLFGSMIKGRNVIREFNPDVVVGVGGYASGPMLKIATQKRIPTVIQEQNSFPGKTNKLLAGSVNKICVAYDGLDKWFPKEKIILTGNPVREEVVMLEGKRPRAAEFFGLNADKKTLLIVGGSLGARTINEAIELYLPKLKKEEIQVVWQTGKTYFDRAKKAVEELKCDHIKVFDFITRMDLGYAMADVVISRAGAIAISELCLVRKPVILVPSPNVAEDHQTKNAMALVNHHAALLVKDVEAKEKLGITAVELLKDEEKCFGLHRNIGGMGFVNSADAIAGVIMDLVK, encoded by the coding sequence ATTAGTGGAGGAGGAACGGGTGGACATATTTTCCCTGCTGTAGCTATTGCAAATGCATTAAAGAAAAAGAATCCTGATCTCGATATTTTATTTGTTGGAGCAGAAGGCCGCATGGAAATGGAAAAGGTTCCGGCCGCCGGATATAAAATTGTGGGATTAAAAATTCAGGGGATGCCACGGAAAATTACCTTTAAATGGTTTTCATTTTTCTGGAATCTTTTTGGAAGCATGATTAAAGGACGAAACGTAATTCGTGAATTTAATCCGGATGTAGTTGTTGGAGTAGGAGGGTATGCTAGTGGACCCATGTTAAAAATTGCCACACAAAAAAGAATACCTACCGTAATTCAGGAGCAGAATTCGTTTCCGGGTAAAACAAATAAATTATTGGCAGGATCCGTCAATAAAATTTGTGTTGCCTATGATGGTTTGGATAAATGGTTTCCGAAGGAGAAAATTATTCTCACCGGAAATCCCGTACGCGAAGAAGTCGTAATGCTGGAAGGTAAACGTCCGCGTGCCGCTGAATTTTTCGGTTTAAATGCAGATAAGAAAACGCTGTTAATTGTTGGCGGTAGTTTAGGTGCGCGAACCATCAATGAAGCCATTGAGTTGTATTTGCCGAAATTAAAAAAAGAGGAGATTCAGGTAGTATGGCAAACCGGAAAAACCTATTTCGATCGTGCAAAAAAAGCGGTGGAAGAATTGAAATGCGACCATATTAAAGTTTTTGATTTTATCACACGAATGGATTTGGGTTATGCTATGGCTGATGTGGTTATTTCCAGAGCGGGAGCAATTGCAATTTCCGAATTGTGTTTAGTTCGTAAACCGGTCATTCTGGTACCTTCTCCCAATGTGGCAGAAGATCATCAGACAAAAAATGCCATGGCTTTGGTCAACCACCATGCCGCTTTATTGGTAAAAGATGTTGAAGCAAAGGAGAAATTAGGAATCACAGCAGTTGAATTGCTGAAAGATGAAGAAAAATGTTTTGGATTGCATCGTAATATCGGAGGAATGGGATTTGTGAATTCGGCAGATGCGATTGCCGGTGTAATTATGGATTTGGTAAAATGA
- a CDS encoding FtsW/RodA/SpoVE family cell cycle protein has product MRAVFTYLKGDKVIWMIALLLSLLSLVSVYSFTPILVRSSDTGTESFLIKHVMMVVTGFVMMFYVHNINFKYFSKLSQILVWVSVILLFVTLVAGVKINSAERWLEIPVLNIKFQTSDFAKVVLIVFVARMLTINKDKFEDFREGIVPILIPVGLVIGLIITQNLSTAVLIFGIVLIMFFLAKVPMRHILTIVGSAVAAMALMLLLAKANPELLPRLETWMNRFTSHSSEDPKKQWQINNALQAVANGGMLGQGPGNGQMKHIIPEAYADFVFASFIEEFGMLGGVALLMMYLILLYRSIRIASKCDSNFGSLLVLGLCLNLVFMAFVNMAVCTKIMPVTGQNMPLISMGGTSTWFTCVSLGMILSVSRSVEQESEEEHNRAKRNTSAKEEGGNYVVA; this is encoded by the coding sequence TTGAGAGCTGTATTTACATATCTAAAGGGAGATAAAGTGATCTGGATGATTGCATTGTTGCTTTCATTGCTATCGCTGGTGTCGGTTTATTCCTTCACACCAATTCTTGTTCGTTCGAGTGATACAGGAACGGAATCCTTTTTGATTAAACATGTAATGATGGTGGTGACCGGTTTCGTCATGATGTTTTATGTTCACAATATCAACTTTAAATATTTTTCCAAGCTATCGCAGATTTTGGTTTGGGTGAGTGTGATTTTATTGTTTGTCACATTGGTGGCAGGAGTAAAAATTAACTCAGCAGAGCGCTGGCTGGAAATTCCTGTTTTAAATATTAAGTTTCAAACTTCCGACTTTGCGAAGGTGGTACTGATTGTTTTTGTTGCGCGGATGCTCACCATTAACAAGGATAAATTTGAAGATTTCAGAGAGGGAATTGTTCCCATTCTGATTCCTGTTGGTTTGGTTATCGGTTTAATTATTACGCAAAATCTTTCTACAGCCGTTTTAATTTTTGGAATTGTACTCATCATGTTTTTTTTAGCAAAAGTTCCAATGCGGCATATTTTAACCATTGTGGGAAGTGCTGTTGCTGCAATGGCATTGATGCTGTTGCTGGCCAAAGCTAATCCTGAATTACTACCGCGTTTGGAAACATGGATGAATCGTTTTACCAGTCACTCCTCCGAAGACCCGAAAAAACAATGGCAAATTAATAATGCACTTCAGGCCGTTGCCAATGGAGGAATGCTTGGACAAGGACCCGGTAATGGTCAAATGAAGCACATTATCCCCGAAGCATATGCCGACTTTGTGTTTGCTTCTTTCATTGAAGAATTCGGCATGTTGGGCGGTGTGGCATTGCTGATGATGTATTTGATTTTATTGTACAGATCCATTCGCATTGCCTCTAAATGCGATAGCAATTTTGGTTCATTACTGGTTCTGGGGTTATGCCTTAATCTGGTATTTATGGCCTTTGTAAATATGGCAGTATGTACGAAAATAATGCCTGTTACTGGTCAGAATATGCCATTGATTTCAATGGGAGGAACATCAACATGGTTTACCTGTGTATCGCTCGGCATGATCTTAAGCGTTAGCCGTAGTGTAGAGCAGGAATCAGAAGAAGAGCATAATCGTGCAAAGCGGAATACAAGTGCAAAAGAGGAAGGAGGAAATTATGTCGTTGCGTAA